From Streptomyces sp. GSL17-111, one genomic window encodes:
- a CDS encoding lipase maturation factor family protein, whose protein sequence is MEWFAAPEYWLARSVFQRGLALVYLVAFVSAATQFRALIGAHGMTPVPAYVARVPFRAAPGLFQWHYSDRLFAGVAWGGAALSAALLAGLGDLVPLWATVPLWLLPWALYLSIVNVGQTWYAFGWESLLLEAGFLAAFLGNDTVAPPLLTLLLLRWLLFRVEFGAGLIKWRGDRCWRDLTCLYYHHETQPMPGPLSWYFHHLPKPLHRVEVAASHGAQLVLPVLVLAPQPVAGLAAAGIVITQLWLVASGNFAWLNWLTILLAVPAVDTAFLSPAPAHGATPVWFAVLVVAVTGCVAILSYQPVRNLLSHRQEMNRSFNAYHLVNTYGAFGSVTRTRYEVVIEGTDAERLTEGAVWREYGFRGKPGDVRRLPRQFAPYHLRLDWLMWFAALSPGYARPWFTQLLTRLVANDPDTVRLLRHNPFPDTPPAHVRARLYRYRFTTPRERRAAGAWWHREVVGPYGPTVSGR, encoded by the coding sequence ATGGAGTGGTTCGCGGCGCCCGAGTACTGGCTGGCACGAAGCGTCTTCCAGCGCGGGCTGGCGCTGGTGTACCTGGTCGCGTTCGTCTCGGCGGCGACGCAGTTCCGCGCGCTGATCGGGGCGCACGGCATGACGCCCGTCCCCGCCTACGTCGCACGCGTGCCCTTCCGTGCCGCCCCCGGCCTCTTCCAGTGGCACTACTCGGACCGGCTGTTCGCCGGTGTGGCCTGGGGCGGTGCGGCACTGTCCGCCGCGCTGCTCGCGGGCCTCGGTGACCTCGTGCCGTTGTGGGCGACCGTCCCGTTGTGGCTGCTGCCCTGGGCGCTCTACCTGTCGATCGTCAACGTGGGGCAGACGTGGTACGCGTTCGGGTGGGAGTCGCTGCTGCTGGAAGCCGGCTTCCTCGCGGCGTTCCTCGGCAACGACACCGTAGCGCCCCCGCTGCTCACGCTGCTGCTCCTGCGCTGGCTGCTGTTCCGGGTGGAGTTCGGCGCGGGGCTGATCAAGTGGCGTGGCGACCGCTGCTGGCGGGACCTGACCTGTCTGTACTACCACCACGAGACCCAGCCGATGCCCGGCCCGCTGAGCTGGTACTTCCACCACCTGCCCAAGCCGCTGCACCGCGTGGAGGTGGCGGCCAGCCACGGGGCCCAGTTGGTCCTGCCGGTGCTCGTCCTCGCGCCGCAGCCCGTCGCGGGCCTGGCGGCGGCGGGCATCGTCATCACGCAGCTGTGGCTCGTGGCGTCCGGCAACTTCGCCTGGCTGAACTGGCTGACGATCCTGCTCGCCGTCCCCGCCGTCGACACCGCGTTCCTCTCCCCCGCCCCCGCGCACGGCGCGACCCCGGTGTGGTTCGCCGTGCTCGTCGTCGCGGTGACCGGGTGCGTGGCGATCCTCAGCTACCAGCCGGTACGCAATCTGCTCTCCCACCGCCAGGAGATGAACCGCTCGTTCAACGCCTACCACCTGGTGAACACCTACGGCGCCTTCGGCAGCGTGACGCGGACGCGGTACGAGGTCGTCATCGAGGGCACGGACGCCGAGCGCCTCACCGAAGGGGCGGTGTGGCGCGAGTACGGCTTCCGGGGGAAACCCGGCGACGTCCGGCGGCTGCCCCGCCAGTTCGCCCCCTACCACCTGCGGCTCGACTGGCTGATGTGGTTCGCCGCCCTCTCGCCCGGCTACGCCCGCCCCTGGTTCACGCAGCTGCTCACCCGGCTGGTCGCCAACGATCCGGACACCGTGCGGCTCCTGCGTCACAACCCGTTCCCCGACACGCCGCCCGCGCACGTCCGGGCGCGGCTCTACCGCTACCGCTTCACCACGCCCCGGGAGCGGCGCGCCGCCGGTGCCTGGTGGCACCGGGAGGTGGTCGGCCCCTACGGGCCGACCGTCTCCGGGCGGTGA
- a CDS encoding NAD(P)/FAD-dependent oxidoreductase: MRRPRIVIVGAGFAGYQAARELSRKARGAAEVVLVNPNDYFLYLPLLPEVAAGTLEPRRVTVSLAGTLPRVRVVLGEVHGVDMAGKRVTYADPDGRTGTLDYDRLLLTVGSVNKLLPIPGVAEHAHGFRGMPEALFLRDHVNRQIALAAETEDEEEREARCTFVVVGAGYTGTEVAAQGVRYTDVLARQYGVPRPRWMLLDMAPRVLPSLDERLSETADRVLRERGVEVRTGASVKEATADGVLLDDGSFVGTRSLVWCVGVRPDPLVEDLGLPTEKGRLCVDEYLTVPGHPEVFACGDAAAVPDLTRPGETTPMTAQHAVRQGKVAAHNIAASCGVGARREYKHNDLGFAVDLGGMQAAANPLKIPLSGPAAGLVTRGYHLASLPGNRVRVLTDWVLNAVLPRQSVQLGLVPKVAVPLDTASPETARLPQ; encoded by the coding sequence GTGAGGCGTCCCCGGATCGTCATCGTAGGAGCCGGTTTCGCCGGGTATCAGGCGGCTCGGGAGCTGTCGCGGAAGGCGCGGGGTGCCGCCGAGGTGGTGTTGGTCAACCCGAACGACTACTTCCTCTACCTGCCCCTGCTCCCCGAGGTGGCCGCCGGCACGCTGGAGCCCCGGAGGGTGACGGTCTCGCTCGCCGGCACGCTGCCGAGGGTGCGGGTGGTGCTGGGCGAGGTCCACGGCGTGGACATGGCCGGGAAGCGGGTCACCTACGCCGACCCCGACGGCCGCACCGGAACGCTGGACTACGACCGGCTGCTGCTGACCGTGGGCAGTGTGAACAAGCTGCTGCCCATCCCCGGGGTGGCGGAGCACGCGCACGGGTTCCGGGGCATGCCGGAAGCGTTGTTCCTGCGTGATCACGTCAACCGGCAGATCGCGCTCGCGGCGGAGACCGAGGACGAGGAGGAGCGAGAGGCGCGGTGCACCTTCGTCGTGGTCGGGGCCGGGTACACGGGTACCGAGGTGGCCGCGCAGGGTGTGCGGTACACCGACGTGCTGGCACGCCAGTACGGCGTGCCCCGGCCCCGCTGGATGCTGCTCGACATGGCGCCCCGGGTGCTGCCGTCGCTGGACGAGCGGCTGTCCGAGACCGCGGACCGGGTGCTCCGGGAGCGTGGCGTGGAGGTCCGCACCGGGGCGTCGGTCAAGGAGGCGACGGCCGACGGGGTCCTGCTGGACGACGGGTCGTTCGTCGGCACCCGGTCCCTGGTCTGGTGCGTGGGGGTGCGCCCCGACCCGCTGGTGGAGGACCTGGGGTTGCCCACGGAGAAGGGGCGGCTGTGTGTGGACGAGTACCTGACGGTGCCCGGGCATCCGGAGGTGTTCGCCTGCGGTGACGCGGCGGCCGTGCCCGATCTGACGCGGCCGGGCGAGACGACGCCCATGACGGCGCAGCACGCGGTGCGGCAGGGGAAGGTCGCCGCACACAACATCGCGGCCTCCTGCGGAGTCGGTGCGCGACGCGAGTACAAGCACAACGACCTGGGCTTCGCCGTGGACCTCGGCGGGATGCAGGCGGCGGCGAACCCGCTCAAGATCCCCCTGTCCGGGCCCGCCGCGGGCCTGGTCACGCGCGGCTACCACCTCGCCTCGCTGCCGGGAAACCGGGTGCGGGTGCTCACGGACTGGGTGCTCAACGCGGTGCTGCCCCGCCAGTCGGTGCAGCTCGGGCTGGTGCCGAAGGTCGCCGTGCCACTGGACACGGCCTCCCCGGAGACGGCACGTCTTCCGCAGTGA
- a CDS encoding helix-turn-helix domain-containing protein — protein sequence MANEHLGKTLWRLRRLAALTQEELAERSGVSVDVIRQLEQQRKHSARLPTLHALANGLGVELTTLLGDPPAVAATGESDGPHFVAVRRAIMPALWGAEPEQAAPDFSITALREQIADGWSQYHAAAFDPLMKTLPDLITEARSATVSGGDDDRAAGYGALAKVLQLGGHLAVRMRKTDLALISLERAIEAAGQSSDPLLVPMVVNSTAWTYQRQGRLDDALSIALHAAQDMKDAGRTETADGLKVWGALTMSAATSAARSGDYERAAAMMGTAEKEAARVSKLPESGDNRMVSVFSPSSVRIERVRLAVQYGHPHDALALAKGMRLSKDTPPSWRTWLLLDVARAHTDVGDTAGAVKTLESLRRVAPTWMQHHTLAVAIVRDLWSLPNHPPGLAALAEFLGVAE from the coding sequence GTGGCCAACGAACACCTCGGGAAGACCCTGTGGCGCCTGCGACGCCTGGCCGCCCTGACGCAAGAGGAACTGGCCGAACGCTCAGGTGTCTCCGTCGATGTGATCCGCCAACTCGAACAGCAGCGGAAGCACTCCGCCCGCCTCCCCACGCTGCACGCCCTCGCGAACGGGCTGGGGGTGGAGCTGACCACGCTGCTCGGTGACCCCCCGGCGGTCGCCGCCACCGGTGAGAGCGACGGCCCGCACTTCGTCGCCGTGCGGCGGGCCATCATGCCCGCGCTCTGGGGGGCTGAGCCCGAGCAGGCCGCCCCGGACTTCTCTATCACCGCGCTGCGCGAACAGATCGCCGACGGGTGGTCCCAGTACCACGCGGCCGCATTCGACCCCCTGATGAAGACGCTTCCCGACCTGATCACCGAAGCGCGCTCCGCCACCGTCTCCGGTGGCGACGACGACCGGGCGGCCGGATACGGGGCGCTGGCGAAGGTGCTGCAACTCGGCGGCCACCTCGCGGTGCGCATGAGGAAGACGGACCTGGCCCTGATCAGCCTGGAGCGTGCCATAGAGGCGGCCGGGCAGTCCTCCGATCCCCTGCTGGTGCCGATGGTCGTCAACTCGACCGCCTGGACCTACCAGCGGCAAGGACGGCTCGATGACGCCTTGAGCATCGCCCTGCACGCCGCGCAGGACATGAAGGACGCGGGGCGGACCGAGACCGCCGACGGGCTGAAGGTGTGGGGCGCCCTCACCATGAGCGCCGCCACGTCGGCGGCCCGCAGCGGCGACTACGAGCGCGCGGCGGCCATGATGGGGACGGCGGAGAAGGAAGCCGCCCGGGTCTCGAAGCTGCCGGAGAGCGGCGACAACCGGATGGTGAGCGTCTTCAGCCCGTCGTCCGTACGGATCGAGCGGGTGCGCCTGGCCGTGCAGTACGGGCACCCGCACGACGCGCTGGCGCTGGCCAAGGGGATGCGGCTGAGCAAGGACACCCCGCCGTCGTGGCGTACGTGGCTGCTGCTAGACGTGGCACGGGCGCACACCGACGTGGGGGACACTGCGGGGGCGGTGAAGACGCTGGAGTCGCTGCGCCGGGTGGCGCCGACGTGGATGCAGCATCACACGTTGGCCGTGGCGATCGTGCGAGACCTGTGGTCGCTCCCCAACCATCCGCCGGGGCTGGCCGCCTTGGCGGAGTTCCTCGGTGTGGCCGAATAG
- a CDS encoding ATP-binding protein → MPRTVGHPGYTESLPREPESAAAARRLVHISLACWGLEALAEDAALVVSELVTNTVLHARRESIRVTVIRPGPVSVRIAVVDFSKVPPQRRGATDDAEDGRGLAIVQHLAAAWGCDPLPWGKRVWAELRGGQ, encoded by the coding sequence TTGCCCCGCACCGTCGGGCATCCCGGTTACACCGAGTCCCTGCCCCGAGAGCCCGAGAGCGCAGCCGCCGCGCGCCGCCTGGTCCACATCTCCCTTGCCTGCTGGGGCCTGGAGGCCCTGGCCGAAGACGCCGCCCTGGTTGTCTCCGAGCTGGTGACCAACACCGTGCTGCACGCCCGCCGGGAGTCCATCCGGGTGACCGTGATTCGGCCCGGTCCCGTCTCCGTGCGCATCGCGGTGGTGGACTTCTCGAAGGTGCCGCCGCAGCGTCGGGGCGCCACCGACGACGCCGAGGACGGCCGAGGGCTGGCCATCGTGCAGCACCTGGCCGCCGCCTGGGGCTGCGATCCGCTGCCGTGGGGCAAGCGGGTGTGGGCGGAGCTGCGGGGCGGCCAGTGA
- a CDS encoding ATP-grasp domain-containing protein: MAQREPTIRNPDKGYVALLGWSLNAVEALDRFDRRYVVVAPEWAEEYCVEHDIPYVPWNFERLNDRSMEIAETLQNEGVDVAIPLFEETVEWAGAINSVLLDNPRLYGQAMLLRDKALMKRRAQLGGIRVGIFEEAHDRDDVTRFLKRVNQTLLKLDGDPNDPIHLKAFDKAGCLGHRVIRTPDEVDTIPDEEFPILMESHLDGWEFAVEAWVHNGKIKFLNISEYVTLGYSVFVPATPELERYRPQITAQIEKLIKTFDIEFGFVHPEYFVTSDGEMYFGEVAYRPPGFKVFELLERAYGFNAYHGLVLAFDPKTTEEEIDAFFPREVVDASGVAGCFGVYPRRRVVSELEIPEETEDDDYYESHDLSTPLEETVTKRTAFGTHWGLVYFFGEDPYRMRDLLKRQEELDFYV, encoded by the coding sequence ATGGCACAGCGGGAGCCGACCATCAGAAACCCCGACAAGGGCTACGTAGCACTGCTGGGCTGGAGTCTCAACGCGGTGGAGGCCCTTGACCGGTTCGACCGGCGCTACGTCGTCGTCGCGCCGGAATGGGCCGAGGAGTACTGCGTCGAACATGACATCCCCTATGTGCCGTGGAACTTCGAGCGGCTCAACGACCGCTCCATGGAGATCGCCGAAACCCTGCAGAACGAGGGTGTCGACGTCGCGATCCCGCTCTTCGAGGAAACCGTCGAATGGGCGGGAGCGATCAACTCCGTCCTGCTGGACAACCCGCGTCTGTACGGTCAGGCCATGCTGCTGAGGGACAAGGCCCTGATGAAGCGCCGCGCGCAGCTCGGCGGCATCCGGGTCGGAATCTTCGAGGAGGCCCACGACCGGGACGACGTCACCCGCTTCCTCAAGCGGGTGAACCAGACCCTGCTCAAGCTCGACGGCGACCCGAACGACCCGATCCACCTCAAGGCCTTCGACAAGGCGGGCTGCCTGGGGCACCGCGTCATCCGGACCCCCGACGAGGTCGACACGATTCCGGACGAGGAGTTTCCGATCCTCATGGAATCCCACCTCGACGGTTGGGAGTTCGCCGTCGAGGCGTGGGTGCACAACGGGAAGATCAAGTTCCTCAACATCTCCGAATATGTGACGCTGGGATACTCGGTCTTCGTGCCGGCCACTCCGGAGCTGGAGCGGTATCGCCCGCAGATCACGGCCCAGATCGAGAAGCTCATCAAGACGTTCGACATCGAGTTCGGCTTCGTGCACCCGGAATACTTCGTCACCAGTGACGGAGAGATGTATTTCGGCGAGGTCGCCTACCGCCCGCCCGGTTTCAAGGTGTTCGAGCTCCTGGAACGGGCTTACGGCTTCAATGCCTACCATGGGCTGGTGCTGGCCTTCGACCCGAAGACGACCGAGGAGGAGATCGACGCCTTCTTCCCGCGCGAGGTCGTCGACGCCTCCGGGGTCGCCGGTTGCTTCGGCGTCTACCCGCGCCGCCGCGTCGTCAGCGAGCTGGAGATCCCGGAGGAGACCGAGGACGACGACTACTACGAGTCACACGACCTCTCGACTCCGCTGGAGGAGACGGTCACCAAGAGGACCGCGTTCGGTACTCACTGGGGTCTGGTGTACTTCTTCGGTGAGGATCCGTACCGGATGCGGGACCTGCTGAAGAGGCAGGAAGAGCTCGACTTCTACGTCTGA
- a CDS encoding helix-turn-helix domain-containing protein, which produces MVRVPLSPQERRRGERFGVLLRTARGDRSMVEVAAAAGVSAETLRKIETGRAPTPAFFTVAALAHALHLSLDDLAAACADDAEEDDRAASA; this is translated from the coding sequence ATGGTGAGAGTTCCCCTGAGTCCGCAGGAGCGGCGACGCGGAGAGCGCTTCGGTGTCCTGCTCCGCACAGCACGCGGTGACCGCAGCATGGTCGAGGTGGCGGCGGCGGCCGGAGTCTCGGCCGAGACACTCCGCAAGATCGAAACCGGGCGGGCCCCGACCCCGGCCTTCTTCACCGTTGCGGCTCTCGCCCACGCCCTGCACCTGTCCCTGGACGACCTGGCCGCCGCCTGCGCCGACGACGCCGAGGAGGACGACCGGGCCGCGTCGGCCTGA
- the map gene encoding type I methionyl aminopeptidase, which produces MVEIKTDTALQAMREAGRVVAHALAAARAVASVGVRLRELDEAARSVLSEARARSPFLGYRPAFAPSPFPAVLCASVNDAVAHGIPGDYRLRDGDLVSLDCGAQLDGWTGDAAISFTVGTPRPADLELIAATQQALDAGIAAATVGHRIGDISHAISTVAGRARCGMPSDFGGHGIGRSMHEDPHVPNHGRPGRGFPLRHGLTLAIEPMLMAGGRNSYRTDLDGWTLRTIDGSRAAHIEHTVAITEDGPRVLTLP; this is translated from the coding sequence ATGGTGGAGATCAAGACCGACACGGCCCTGCAGGCCATGCGGGAAGCCGGACGCGTCGTCGCGCACGCACTGGCCGCCGCGCGGGCCGTCGCGTCCGTCGGGGTGCGCCTGCGCGAGCTCGACGAGGCCGCCCGCAGCGTGCTGTCAGAGGCTCGCGCGCGTTCCCCGTTCCTGGGATACCGCCCCGCCTTCGCACCGTCCCCCTTCCCCGCGGTGCTCTGCGCCTCGGTGAACGACGCGGTCGCCCACGGCATACCCGGCGACTACCGTCTGCGCGACGGCGACCTGGTCAGCCTCGACTGCGGAGCCCAGCTCGACGGGTGGACCGGGGACGCGGCGATCAGCTTCACCGTCGGGACGCCGCGCCCCGCCGACCTGGAACTGATCGCCGCCACCCAGCAAGCCCTGGACGCCGGGATCGCCGCCGCCACCGTCGGCCATCGCATCGGCGACATCTCCCATGCCATCAGCACGGTGGCCGGCAGGGCCCGATGCGGCATGCCGAGCGACTTCGGCGGTCACGGCATCGGCCGCAGCATGCACGAGGACCCCCACGTCCCCAACCACGGACGGCCCGGCCGGGGCTTCCCGCTGCGCCACGGCCTCACCCTCGCCATCGAGCCCATGCTCATGGCCGGAGGACGCAACAGCTACCGCACCGACCTCGACGGGTGGACGCTGCGCACCATCGACGGCAGCAGGGCCGCGCACATCGAGCACACCGTCGCCATCACCGAGGACGGTCCGCGCGTCCTCACCCTGCCCTGA
- a CDS encoding carboxylate-amine ligase, with product MSGFTGAQGRTMGVEEEFLLVDARTARPAPGATAVLRRCGAREPTAQGVGLKGELFRTQVEAASPVCATAGDLLTALTGARARLGAAARAEGLRLLATGTAVLADGPPPLAEGERFAHIAHTYADVVADYQVCGCHVHIGVPDRDTAVAVVNRLHPWLPVLLALSVNSPYAGGRDRGHASWRMVEQSRFPGSGVAPRCAGAADHDARVRALVECGVLADEHMSFWLARPSGRLPTVEFRVADTAATAAEALLQALLCRALVDRALTDIAAGLPEPPLDGQLSAAAVWSAARYGLSGPAVDPVTGRRMSAKARLLDFLSHVAPALDAAGDTERVRTLLDIPTREGTGATRQRDAHRSGGPAAVVRFLAHQTDAESSAAGSVF from the coding sequence GTGAGCGGCTTCACCGGCGCACAGGGCCGGACCATGGGAGTGGAGGAGGAGTTCCTCCTCGTCGACGCGCGGACCGCCCGCCCGGCACCGGGGGCGACGGCCGTGCTCCGCCGCTGCGGCGCGCGGGAACCGACCGCGCAGGGCGTCGGCCTCAAGGGCGAGCTGTTCCGTACGCAGGTCGAGGCCGCCAGCCCGGTGTGTGCCACGGCGGGCGACCTGCTGACCGCGTTGACCGGGGCCCGCGCCCGCCTGGGGGCCGCGGCCCGGGCCGAGGGCCTGCGCCTGCTCGCCACCGGCACCGCCGTCCTCGCCGACGGCCCTCCGCCGCTCGCCGAGGGCGAGCGCTTCGCCCACATCGCCCACACCTACGCGGACGTCGTCGCCGACTACCAGGTCTGCGGCTGTCACGTGCACATCGGTGTTCCCGACCGCGACACCGCCGTCGCGGTGGTGAACCGACTCCATCCCTGGCTGCCCGTGCTGCTGGCTCTCTCCGTGAACTCCCCCTACGCCGGTGGGCGCGACCGGGGCCACGCGAGCTGGCGCATGGTCGAGCAGTCACGCTTCCCCGGCTCCGGCGTCGCACCCCGCTGCGCGGGGGCCGCCGACCACGACGCCCGCGTCCGCGCCCTCGTCGAGTGCGGCGTGCTCGCCGACGAGCACATGAGTTTCTGGCTGGCCCGCCCCTCCGGCCGGCTGCCCACGGTCGAGTTCCGCGTCGCCGACACCGCCGCAACGGCGGCCGAAGCGCTGCTGCAGGCGTTGCTGTGCCGGGCGCTGGTCGACCGGGCCCTCACCGACATCGCCGCCGGCCTCCCCGAACCGCCCCTGGACGGTCAGCTGTCGGCCGCCGCCGTGTGGTCCGCCGCCCGGTACGGCCTCAGCGGCCCGGCCGTCGACCCGGTGACCGGCCGCCGGATGTCCGCGAAGGCCCGCCTGCTCGACTTCCTGAGCCACGTGGCGCCGGCGCTCGACGCGGCGGGCGACACCGAGCGCGTGCGCACGCTCCTCGACATCCCGACGCGCGAGGGCACCGGAGCCACCCGCCAGCGCGACGCCCACCGGAGCGGCGGCCCCGCAGCCGTCGTGCGGTTCCTCGCCCATCAGACCGACGCGGAGTCATCCGCGGCGGGCTCGGTCTTCTGA
- a CDS encoding helix-turn-helix domain-containing protein: protein MPDEQFGPGDHAPLDSLREILAVLREIERLLDAMLHLLEKSGDRRPVPSASPGAGVPGESPPRTPPPRGTGQHRSLTPREGEIHALLLTGASNRAIARRLGITERTVKNNLHAVYRKLGVSGRAEAMARFLPSASETDAADAAGTPPLGGVSGPGAAPGRRSSSAD, encoded by the coding sequence GTGCCCGACGAGCAATTCGGTCCCGGTGACCATGCGCCGCTGGATTCCCTGCGGGAAATCCTCGCGGTATTACGGGAGATCGAGCGCCTACTCGACGCGATGCTGCACCTGCTGGAGAAGAGTGGTGACCGGCGCCCCGTGCCGTCCGCGTCCCCCGGGGCCGGCGTCCCGGGAGAGTCCCCGCCCCGAACCCCTCCGCCGCGCGGGACCGGGCAGCACCGTAGCCTGACGCCGCGCGAGGGTGAGATCCACGCACTGTTGCTGACGGGTGCGTCCAATCGGGCCATCGCCCGGCGGCTGGGCATCACCGAGCGCACGGTCAAGAACAACCTGCACGCCGTCTACCGCAAACTCGGAGTCAGCGGTAGGGCCGAAGCCATGGCCCGCTTCCTCCCGAGTGCGTCGGAGACCGACGCGGCGGACGCGGCGGGTACTCCGCCCCTCGGCGGAGTGTCGGGGCCTGGGGCGGCCCCCGGCCGCCGCTCGTCGTCGGCCGATTGA
- a CDS encoding FAD-dependent oxidoreductase: MRIGIAGGGLAGLTLAWLLDGYHDIVLLEARPRLGGSAESLSARSGGGTHAVDLGVRETAPDAFPVWRHVAAELGFTADDLVTSRATRTLLRPGEAAPVWVSPAGPAPGGRPVTGHGPSRRALDHFSAEAARWQTEEMSWDVTLGELAQRWPPPVRAQADLLFALPASLHGCRVEEARGLSARAAGAPFAHAEREGTPQVTYLRDGAAALPAALAGATQGATMRVGAPLRAVSADGAGFALIDMVGGVHPVDAVVLALPADRAREVLVPLADTEDVRATLGAIPYRTLTYALHGDPFGMPDDRAAWSTTNTSVHEGWSETTTWYGPSFGTDLFVSQLTHRPHRPRRELARATYRTALPTPGATRARRRLATGGGSRRLFFAGHCTTPIDTQEAAMASAVTVATQLAPDADRLRRLHNDVKGKSNDDS, from the coding sequence ATGCGGATCGGAATCGCCGGAGGCGGGCTCGCCGGCCTGACACTGGCCTGGCTGCTGGACGGCTACCACGACATCGTGCTCCTGGAAGCTCGGCCACGGTTGGGGGGCAGCGCCGAGTCGCTGTCCGCCCGCAGCGGCGGAGGCACCCACGCGGTGGACCTCGGTGTGCGGGAGACCGCGCCCGACGCCTTCCCCGTCTGGCGCCACGTCGCCGCCGAACTCGGCTTCACCGCAGACGACCTGGTGACCTCCCGCGCCACCCGCACACTCCTGCGACCCGGAGAGGCGGCGCCGGTGTGGGTGTCCCCGGCCGGGCCCGCCCCCGGCGGCCGTCCGGTGACCGGGCACGGGCCGTCACGACGGGCGCTGGACCACTTCTCTGCTGAGGCCGCCCGCTGGCAGACGGAGGAGATGAGCTGGGACGTCACCCTGGGAGAACTGGCACAGCGGTGGCCCCCGCCCGTCCGTGCCCAGGCGGATCTACTGTTCGCTCTGCCCGCGTCCCTGCACGGCTGCAGGGTGGAGGAGGCGCGCGGCCTGTCCGCGCGTGCCGCCGGTGCGCCGTTCGCGCACGCGGAGCGAGAGGGGACGCCGCAGGTCACCTATCTGCGCGACGGCGCGGCGGCCCTGCCCGCGGCGCTCGCCGGGGCGACACAAGGGGCCACCATGCGGGTCGGAGCACCACTGCGTGCCGTCAGCGCCGACGGTGCGGGCTTCGCCTTGATCGACATGGTCGGCGGTGTGCACCCCGTGGACGCCGTGGTTCTGGCACTGCCGGCGGACCGGGCGCGCGAGGTTCTCGTCCCGCTGGCCGACACGGAGGACGTGCGCGCCACGCTGGGCGCGATCCCCTACCGGACCCTCACCTACGCGCTGCACGGCGACCCGTTCGGTATGCCCGACGACCGGGCGGCGTGGTCCACGACCAACACCTCCGTACACGAGGGCTGGAGCGAGACGACGACGTGGTACGGGCCGTCGTTCGGCACGGACCTGTTCGTCAGCCAGCTCACGCACCGTCCCCACCGGCCGCGACGGGAGCTCGCCCGTGCCACCTACCGGACCGCGCTGCCCACGCCGGGGGCGACACGGGCCCGGCGTCGGCTGGCCACAGGCGGCGGCAGCCGGCGTCTCTTCTTCGCGGGCCACTGCACCACACCGATCGACACCCAGGAGGCCGCCATGGCCTCCGCCGTCACCGTAGCCACACAACTGGCGCCCGACGCCGACCGGCTGCGGCGCCTCCACAACGACGTGAAGGGCAAATCGAACGATGACTCGTGA